TGCATAATGGCTGGTTAAAAACCGACTCCTATCCTAACCCAATTACAGACATAACTTTTGTCGCCAATGTATTGAATAAAGCAGGAACATTCAAAGATTTGATTGTTGCCGTTGCTCCGGCTTCTTTTGTTTTTGAAGGAAATCCAATGTATGTAAACGCCGCTTTATCTGATTTTAGTGATTTGGCTTATAATGCAAAAATAAAAGGAGAATTGAATGTTGGTCGCATTTATCAGGTTTTCTCCCGCAAAGGACTTGACGTAACCGGTTATGCAAAAGCAGATCTTTCGCTTAAAGGAAAACAAAGTTATGCCACAAAAGGAGAATACAATAAGCTCGATAATAAAGGCACCATTATGTTAAAAAATATCAAAGCAACTTCTGAACTTTTTCCGAAATCCTTTTTTATCAAACAAGGAAATTTCCGTTTTCAAAATGAGAAAATGTGGTTCGAAAAATTCGATGCTTCTTATGGAAAATCTGATTTTGCGATTAACGGATATTTACTCAATACGATAAATTACTTTCTGGAATCGCACGGAACTTTAAGCGGAAACTTTAATATGCATTCTAAACTTATCAATGTCAATGAATTTATGGCGCTTAAAAAAGGCGAAAACACCGATCGAAATCTTGAAGTTGAATATGCCAAAGAAGATCATCCAAAAATGAGCGGCGTTGTAATTGTACCCAAAAACTTAAATGTTGCGCTTACTGCAAATGCAGATAAAGTCGAATATAACGGTTTGGTCTTAAACAAACTCAACGGAAAAGTTGGTATCACAAAAGAAGGTTTTTATTTAGATAATGCCACTTTCAATATTATCGATTGCCTCTTGGGAATAAACGCAACTTATAAAGATGAATCGCCAACAGCGGCACATTTTGATGCCCATTTTACAGCAAAAGATTTCAGCGTTCAAAGAGCTTACAAAGAAATTCCGATGTTTCATGATATGGTTACCGTTGCTGAAAAAGCACAAGGAATTATCTCTGTAGATTATAAAATAAAAGGAGATCTAAACGGAAATATGGGGCCAATTTATGAATCTCTTGAAGGCGGAGGAACTCTAAACTTACGTGACGTAAAAGTAAAAGGATTGAAATTATTTGACGGAATTAGTTCAAAAACCGGGCAAAAAGGTCTTGACGATCCGGGTCTGAAAGGAATCGAAATCAAATCGTCTATAGATAATAATTTAATTCACATAGAACCTTTCACATTTAGTGTTGCAAGTTTTAAACCAACAATAAAAGGAACTACAAGTTTTGACGGACTTCTTGATTTAAGAATGCGATTAGGATTACCTCCATTTGGAATCATTGGTTTCCCGATTGTTATTACCGGAACTCATGAAGATCCAAAAATCAAAATCTTTAGTAAAACAGGGCAAAAAATTGATGATGCCGTATATGATGAAAAACACAATAAAGTCATAAAGGAAGAAAAAGTAAGCAAACGAAAAAGTTAAATTCAAATGAAAACTAAAAAAACAAAACAAAGCAGTGCTTTCGAAAAATTTGCTACCAATGTTTCAAAAGCTGCCGGAAGCACACCAGCTTTTATAGGCGCTTTTTTGATTGTTGTAGCGTGGGCGGCTTCTGGTCCAATTTTCGATTATTCAGAAACCTGGCAATTGGTCATCAATACAGGAACTACAATTATTACTTTTCTGATGGTTTTTTTGATTCAGAAAGCGCAAAACAAAGATTCTCTAGCAATTCAGCTTAAGCTAAATGAGTTGGTTGCTTCAAACGAATATTCGAGTAATAGTCTTGTCGATATCGAAAGTATGACGGAGGAAGAAATGATTATTGTTCAGAAATACTATCACAGACTAAGTGAACTCGCTAAGAAAGACGAAAGCATCAGAAACTCACATTCTATTGCTGAAGCGCATGAACAACATGAACGCAAGGACAAAAACAGAACGAAATCACGTACCAGAAATATTACAAAAAAATGAAACTACGCTCGACCGAAACTTTCTGGCCTTTAAAAAACGCCATGCTAAACAGTTATCCATCAATAACCAAAGATATTGATACGGAAATTTTAATCATTGGCGGAGGAATAACGGGAGCATTAATCGCCTATAAATTAATAAATGAAGGAAAAAAAATAGTTCTCGTTGATCGTCGTGATGTCTGCAACGGAAGCACGGCGGCAAGTACAGCTTTACTTCAATATGAAATTGATGTACCGTTACATAAATTAATGGAATTAAGAGGTTTAGAATGTGCTGTTGACAGTTATAAGAACGGAAAAAAAGCTATTTTTGATTTAAGAAATATCATTGATACCATAAAAAGTGACTGTCATTTTGAGTTCAAAAAAAGCATATATTTTACTTCCTTAAAAAAAGATATTCCGTTTTTGAAACGAGAATTTGATACCCGAAAAAACTCTGGATTTGATGTAACCTGGTTAAGCAAATTTAATTTGAAAGAAATGGGCTTAAATGCTCTTGCAGCAATCGAATCGAAAACGGCGGCAGTTATGGATCCGTATAAATTGGCTCAGGATCTATTGGTTTATTGCCAAGAAAATGGAATGCAGATTTTTGACCGCACAAATATTACGGGTATTCAAAACCTAAAAGAAAAATCTATTGCTCGTACTGAAAACAAATTTACCATTACGGCAGATCACGTTATACATTGCAGCGGTTACGAAAGCGTAGAAACATTGAAAGAGAAAGTAGTTGATCTAAAAAGTACTTATGTAATAGCTTCAGAAAATTTACCTGATTTACCAGTGGCTTTCAAAAACGCAATATTCTGGAATACAGCAGATCCATATCTCTATTTTAGAGCAACAGCCGACAATCGGATTATTATTGGCGGTGGTGATGAAGACTTCAAAGACGCTCAAAAACGCGATAAATTATTGCCGAAAAAAGAAGCGTATTTACTGAAACAATTCCGAAGAAAATTTCCCCTTATCGATTTCAAAATTGATTATTCCTGGGCAGGAACTTTTGGAGAAACAAAAGATGGTTTACCTTATTTTGGAAAACCAGATCCCAAAAAAAACGAACATTACGTCCTCGGATTTGGAGGAAACGGAATCACTTTTAGCGTTCTGGGCATGAATTCTATCCTTGATTCTATTGATGATAAAGAAAATCAGGATTTGAAGTATTATAGGTTTGGAAGGTGATTTTTTTAAGGTACTGAGTTGCTAAGGTTCTGAGTTTCTAAGGTTTTTTTCTTAGTAGCTTAGCAACTCAGAACCTTAGTAACTTGATTATGGATAATCCTGTCTTAATGCTGTAAACACATCAACTATTTCGTTCTGCTTCGGGGAAGTTATATAAAATATCGAAAGTTTAGAGGAACTGAATTTCCTTTATTTGAGATAAATAAAATCGTGAATTGCTAAGGTTCTGAGGTACTAAGTTTTTTTTCTTAGTAGCTTAGTAGCTTAGCAACTCAGAACCTTAGAACCTAAATTTTCAACTCCATCTGAATATTACAACGTTTATAAGGCGTCGTTAATCCATATACTTTTTGGAAACCGAGTTTGTAATACAAATTAATTGCTGGTTTTAAGATGGTGTTACTTTCGAGATATATCTTTTTTGCTCCCGCTTCTTTAGCACTTTTTACAATTTCCTGACCAAGCAAAAAGCCAATATTCTTGCCTTGCGCTTTTGGTGAAACTGCCATTTTTGCCATTTCGAAATCATAATCAGAATCTTTCATTTTAATTAAGGCACAAACGCCAACAGGTTCGTTGTGATACAAAGCGACGAAAATTTTACCTCCTTTATCCAAGATATATTCTTGAGGATTATCCAACGCTTTATAATCTGCTTCTTCCATTTCGAAATAAGCTGAAATCCATTCTACGTTTAATTGTTTGAAAGCATCAAGATATTGAGGTTCAAATGGTACAATTTTCACATCCTGGCTTTCACGCAGTTTCTTTTGTTCGTTTACTCTTTTAAACAAACTCTTTTGGTCCAGTAAAAATTCCCATTCTTCAAGAGCTGCCCAAAGATTATGACTTGATTCGGCAATTAAACCATCAACGGCAGCTTCGACATCTTTAAGTTGCTGTTTTAATTCTTTCGAAAATTCCCTGCCTTTTTCTGTTAAGCCAACAATGTTTCGGCGTTTATCATTGCTTTTCAAACTTTCTTCGACCAAACCTACCGCAATCATTTCCTGAACTATCTTACTCACTGATGGTTGCGAATGTCCTATTTC
This genomic window from Flavobacterium sp. 9 contains:
- a CDS encoding AsmA family protein, whose product is MPVSYKNITLKILKITGITIASILLLMFLIPLLFPGTVASEVKKIANERLDTKMDFTKSRLSFFTHFPSLTVSLDDLSLTGSAPFRNDTLLKAEQVAFGINLKRLLFDNEVKINKLYVSKALINIMVNQKGEANYNIYVAPEDRDKKPNDPNEPEEGTAIRLERIDLKDCHVKYNDRSAKILVDAKGFNYIGKGNLSEDIFDLNTDARIDNVDFYYDRTAYLRKKAVRADLITRINTHALSFILQKNELRINKLPLKFTGLFTILRDGYKINIKAASENTTVKDLLSVMPPEYLKWMDETEISGNSDLLFTFKGDYNVAKKQKPDLAFNLKIDKGAINYQNAPAPLTDFQMDLNAILPSLDVEKLLINLKTFKFKVGEKDYFTAYLHSKGFNEMTVDASVKGALDLATVDAALGLTSIELKGILKTNIQAKGVFSTSKKLFPKTIGGIALHNGWLKTDSYPNPITDITFVANVLNKAGTFKDLIVAVAPASFVFEGNPMYVNAALSDFSDLAYNAKIKGELNVGRIYQVFSRKGLDVTGYAKADLSLKGKQSYATKGEYNKLDNKGTIMLKNIKATSELFPKSFFIKQGNFRFQNEKMWFEKFDASYGKSDFAINGYLLNTINYFLESHGTLSGNFNMHSKLINVNEFMALKKGENTDRNLEVEYAKEDHPKMSGVVIVPKNLNVALTANADKVEYNGLVLNKLNGKVGITKEGFYLDNATFNIIDCLLGINATYKDESPTAAHFDAHFTAKDFSVQRAYKEIPMFHDMVTVAEKAQGIISVDYKIKGDLNGNMGPIYESLEGGGTLNLRDVKVKGLKLFDGISSKTGQKGLDDPGLKGIEIKSSIDNNLIHIEPFTFSVASFKPTIKGTTSFDGLLDLRMRLGLPPFGIIGFPIVITGTHEDPKIKIFSKTGQKIDDAVYDEKHNKVIKEEKVSKRKS
- a CDS encoding low affinity iron permease family protein, yielding MKTKKTKQSSAFEKFATNVSKAAGSTPAFIGAFLIVVAWAASGPIFDYSETWQLVINTGTTIITFLMVFLIQKAQNKDSLAIQLKLNELVASNEYSSNSLVDIESMTEEEMIIVQKYYHRLSELAKKDESIRNSHSIAEAHEQHERKDKNRTKSRTRNITKK
- a CDS encoding FAD-binding oxidoreductase, with the protein product MKLRSTETFWPLKNAMLNSYPSITKDIDTEILIIGGGITGALIAYKLINEGKKIVLVDRRDVCNGSTAASTALLQYEIDVPLHKLMELRGLECAVDSYKNGKKAIFDLRNIIDTIKSDCHFEFKKSIYFTSLKKDIPFLKREFDTRKNSGFDVTWLSKFNLKEMGLNALAAIESKTAAVMDPYKLAQDLLVYCQENGMQIFDRTNITGIQNLKEKSIARTENKFTITADHVIHCSGYESVETLKEKVVDLKSTYVIASENLPDLPVAFKNAIFWNTADPYLYFRATADNRIIIGGGDEDFKDAQKRDKLLPKKEAYLLKQFRRKFPLIDFKIDYSWAGTFGETKDGLPYFGKPDPKKNEHYVLGFGGNGITFSVLGMNSILDSIDDKENQDLKYYRFGR
- a CDS encoding helix-turn-helix domain-containing GNAT family N-acetyltransferase gives rise to the protein MEFFNKVGKVALGSRLRLMTAMITDDAAKIYESYGMNFMPKWFPVFYTLIEEREITITEIANEIGHSQPSVSKIVQEMIAVGLVEESLKSNDKRRNIVGLTEKGREFSKELKQQLKDVEAAVDGLIAESSHNLWAALEEWEFLLDQKSLFKRVNEQKKLRESQDVKIVPFEPQYLDAFKQLNVEWISAYFEMEEADYKALDNPQEYILDKGGKIFVALYHNEPVGVCALIKMKDSDYDFEMAKMAVSPKAQGKNIGFLLGQEIVKSAKEAGAKKIYLESNTILKPAINLYYKLGFQKVYGLTTPYKRCNIQMELKI